From the genome of Natronococcus sp. CG52:
CACCTTCGATCGCGTTGCCGAGAATCAAACTGGGCCCGAACTAAAGGATACCAATGGTGACGGGATCCCCAACGCAGTCGCCGAAATGGACCTGCGCATGCCGACCGGTGGTGACGGCATCGCAGGCACTCCCCTCAATCTCGATCCACTTCGAACGGATACTAGCGGTGACGGCTTGCTCGACAACGAGACCGTCGACATCAATTACCGAGTGTTCGAGGAAAACAACGAAACGAAACTCGAGGCACAGGTCACGAATGCGATTGCTCATCCCGCCCGATATGACACCGCCAACAATGGCCTATCAGACTACGAGGAGGTCGAGATATGGGAGACTGATCCGATGCTTGCCGATACTTCCGGGGATGGGTTTATCGATTCCGTCGATCCAGAACCGCTCGACAAAACGTTCCCTCCGGATGTTCAATTTAATTCGCAGGGATGGTTCGAACGAGAACTGGTCGTCGAAGCTCGGCACGACAACGGAATCGAATCGATCGACGTAGAAAAGTACGTTAACCCGCTCCACCGCAGCGCTCAATGGCAGGATGCATCGTTGAAGGATGAATATGTTGATGCTGGTTGGACAGTCAATGAGTTCCAGATGCGGGATGAACGCAGGCTCGCCACGACGAAACCCGACGAACTCGAAATTACTGTTGCCGCAGAGAATGACTACGAAGTGATCCTCGAGTTCGATAGGGAAACCAGTGAACTCTCAGTATCCACTGCATATCCCGTTGCGTCGAGACAGGTAAAAAAACGGAGCCTCGGTGTTATCCCTGTCGTTGGTACTGCCGTAGCCACAGGGCTTCTCGCATATGACGTCGGGAAATACGGGTATGGAGCGCTCACTGCTAATACTGTTAGCGGAGAGCAAAATGCCGAAGACTTCGTACACCACATTCCACCGACGCCAAACGAAGATAAATGGGAGACGCCCGAGGGCGTCGAGATATCGCTTCCAAGTGGGGCCGCCTTCGAAAGCGATGTTCATGACGGTCATGAGCGCAAGCACGGCTGGGAACAAATCCCCGAGACACCGGGTATCGATCAGCCCGACGATGTCGGCGAAATCGTCGAAAACAATGATCCGATCGATATCGATGGCCCATTTGACTTGATAATCGGAGAGACAAATGGTCACGAACTAATCTTCTGGATCTACGAAGGCACACTAGTCTTCGCCCAGGAAACGTTCGAAAAAGAGGAGGTCGCCGAGGAATCCAGTGAGGAAATTAACGAAGAGCGAACAGGAGAAGAGCAGGTCACCGAAGAAGAAATTGAAGACACTATTGAAGAGGAGCCGGACCAGGTCCTCGATAACGACCCGTATCACAGGTACGAAATCTATCACCTCGTTGCAAAGGGTGTCCAAGTCGTCATTCGAACAACGGGTGAGAAGATAGTCGACTACTTCGTCGAAGACGTCGAACAAGAACCTCGCTGCATACTCGCCGAAGAGGATATCGACATGACGGTTCAGGAGACCGAACGAGGGGAATTTGTTGCCTCTTCGAGCGAATACACGTCGTTCCTCGGAACGTTCGAACGGACAGCCAATCCAGTAGAGACTGAGCTTCGGTGTGTCGATGATCCAGAAGCAGTGATCCAAACGTACGCCGACGACCCGACCGACATCACTGACGGCAGTCTCGGCGAGAACGTCAGCGTCGAGTTCGTTGACGAGCGCGGACTCGACCTAGAGTGGCCCGAGGATGGCTTCGACGAGGGTGACGCTACCGAAATTGGACCGGACGTCGTTGCCTACGACGAAAGCAGTGATGAGTGGCTCATCATCGAGGCAAAAACGACGACCAACACCGAGGCCATTGGAAAGGATCTGCTGGAGACCGATGCCTACGAGGGAGATGCACAGCTCCATGATGCGTGGATCCGGAATAGTCTTGAAAAGCTAGAAGATGAAGGAAAAATCGATTCAGAAATCGTCGATGAGATTGATTTCGCGCTCACCAGTGGAACCGTTAGTAAGGAACTCGTGCTCGTAAAAGATGTTGAGGGAGCAAGTCACAGAACGTTACGAGATCCACAAAACAATGACACAGACATTAGCACCGAAGACGTTGCAGGGATTGACAAGGCAACTATCGTCGAATTAGCTGCAAACGAATAGAACAATGGTTGAATTCACCACAGAACAACAAGAACGCGCGGCAAAACAACTCGAGCGATATCGATCGCGAGCTGAGAAGCACGAGAAGTTGTACGAAGAAGGGAAGGTGGAACAAAAACTCTCTACGTTCTTTTCTGGGTTGGCCAGTAAATACGATAAACTTGCCATATTATCTGTGTATCACGAGCAGACGATTGAGGCGCGAGAGTACTTCGAAACTTCGGCAGAATATTATCTGCGAAGTGCCGAAGAGAGCAGCGTTACAGTTCCAACAACACTGACACTTGCCCGTGGCCTCTACAATGCTGCTCTTGCGGGCCATTCGGACTTGATTCGAGAGTTCGCTCGACAGATCACTGAGATAATCCAAACAGCGGACATCGACCCTGATGAGCCAGATGCTGATCGATATTATTTCTCGGGGTGTCTCGCAGGCGCCATCCTCGACGACGTCAGCGACCATCTGCTG
Proteins encoded in this window:
- a CDS encoding VWA domain-containing protein, producing MSLVTTPALAGSPSDPARDEQVTSTLGQGANDGPPGNGNEPPGHERGADANVTIPTIEENTTVELLLDSRDQLEELDIEDEEAAQIRNESIEAIEASAETYREQVFADSKVTFEHQNDTIAALEELHEVVTGDDEQTVDRAKANVLEASNVSARLATLNAYETVYESEEEFRNPGQRQSAGSGLGNAVNAIERGDNAEATDAVTHYRNAWEHAERSLDVVEKNTDPELTLTQGPAFEENDTVTTPVYISLSDVRPYTYENAKVSIDDGDPRIVDFTADPVAGGVATGSITIEFDSELENRTITVETTSTRDSDRSVTETLEIHVDEDDIISERPDPDEYNEISVTESDSGVTVGAGGDGLWENDLSVTDRTPDTDDVYRAGPMVRIENRTAINQAEVTIPIEGADLDRDANLSIVTWDPQSDEPWTPIETEIDEENGTASAEVDHFSFFSVFWIGDWEDHTSDTITLTEDDFTGNDTNVGDGDRDFVKSDFVFVIDESGSMSGAPIRNAREASKRFVGALEDDERGGLVGYASSASLDHPLTQDHDALNASINRLSAGGGTNTEAGLRTGLDHLEKNGWENRSQVMILLSDGKSNSGSYPVRAAEDAVDQGVEISTVGLGNSIDENELRQIAAATGGDFYHVEDASDLPDTFDRVAENQTGPELKDTNGDGIPNAVAEMDLRMPTGGDGIAGTPLNLDPLRTDTSGDGLLDNETVDINYRVFEENNETKLEAQVTNAIAHPARYDTANNGLSDYEEVEIWETDPMLADTSGDGFIDSVDPEPLDKTFPPDVQFNSQGWFERELVVEARHDNGIESIDVEKYVNPLHRSAQWQDASLKDEYVDAGWTVNEFQMRDERRLATTKPDELEITVAAENDYEVILEFDRETSELSVSTAYPVASRQVKKRSLGVIPVVGTAVATGLLAYDVGKYGYGALTANTVSGEQNAEDFVHHIPPTPNEDKWETPEGVEISLPSGAAFESDVHDGHERKHGWEQIPETPGIDQPDDVGEIVENNDPIDIDGPFDLIIGETNGHELIFWIYEGTLVFAQETFEKEEVAEESSEEINEERTGEEQVTEEEIEDTIEEEPDQVLDNDPYHRYEIYHLVAKGVQVVIRTTGEKIVDYFVEDVEQEPRCILAEEDIDMTVQETERGEFVASSSEYTSFLGTFERTANPVETELRCVDDPEAVIQTYADDPTDITDGSLGENVSVEFVDERGLDLEWPEDGFDEGDATEIGPDVVAYDESSDEWLIIEAKTTTNTEAIGKDLLETDAYEGDAQLHDAWIRNSLEKLEDEGKIDSEIVDEIDFALTSGTVSKELVLVKDVEGASHRTLRDPQNNDTDISTEDVAGIDKATIVELAANE